In the Devosia sp. SL43 genome, one interval contains:
- a CDS encoding sensor histidine kinase translates to MTDQDKEAASVGELLDTPNLSDALESDRFKQFLDHVPFGIAVAELQPEERLAYANIEFERLLGTSADKLQGRPWAVLPPDAVARDNGEPLSQAVALRDDYIGTFLIKREGTEITVDAWSNIIEDDAGNPTFRLVALAQTAHRTPENEASLKTQIQEKDTLLRELQHRVKNNLQMITALIRLEARNMPDDTSSQAFQRLAGRISSLALLYQSLSEDGQSESVDLGVYLSQVASAVMAAHAVEGIRLNLQVDTWPVSVNVAMPTGLVVNELMINALKYAFVGRDGGTISLHSLVDETGCRVTISDDGVGLAEGATWPKPGKLSALIVHSLGQNAKAKVTVDSVPGAGLKVSIFFARANAEPEVV, encoded by the coding sequence TTGACCGACCAAGATAAGGAGGCAGCGTCCGTTGGGGAGCTGCTCGATACGCCCAACCTGTCCGATGCGCTCGAAAGCGACCGGTTCAAGCAATTCCTCGACCATGTGCCGTTTGGCATAGCCGTAGCCGAATTGCAGCCGGAAGAGCGGCTTGCCTATGCCAATATCGAGTTTGAACGGCTGCTTGGCACGTCGGCCGATAAGCTGCAGGGTCGGCCATGGGCAGTGCTGCCCCCTGATGCCGTCGCGCGCGACAATGGCGAACCCCTGAGCCAGGCCGTTGCCCTGCGCGACGACTATATCGGCACCTTCCTGATCAAGCGCGAAGGGACGGAGATTACCGTCGACGCCTGGTCCAACATCATCGAGGATGATGCCGGCAACCCGACCTTCCGGCTGGTTGCGCTCGCCCAGACGGCCCACCGCACGCCCGAAAACGAGGCCAGCCTCAAGACCCAGATCCAGGAAAAGGACACGCTGCTGCGGGAGCTGCAGCACCGGGTCAAGAACAACCTGCAGATGATCACCGCGCTGATCCGCCTCGAAGCGCGCAACATGCCCGATGATACCAGCAGCCAGGCCTTCCAGCGCCTGGCCGGACGCATCTCTTCGCTGGCTTTGCTCTACCAATCGCTCTCCGAGGATGGGCAATCGGAAAGCGTCGATCTCGGCGTCTATCTCAGCCAGGTAGCCTCGGCCGTGATGGCGGCTCACGCCGTCGAGGGTATCCGCCTGAATCTCCAGGTCGATACCTGGCCGGTCTCGGTGAATGTGGCCATGCCCACGGGGCTAGTGGTCAACGAGCTGATGATCAACGCGCTCAAATATGCCTTTGTCGGCCGCGACGGCGGCACGATCTCGCTGCATTCGCTGGTCGACGAAACCGGCTGCCGCGTCACCATTTCCGACGACGGCGTGGGCCTTGCCGAAGGCGCGACCTGGCCCAAGCCCGGCAAGCTCAGCGCCCTCATCGTCCATTCGCTGGGGCAGAATGCCAAGGCCAAGGTTACAGTGGATTCGGTCCCCGGCGCCGGGCTCAAGGTTTCGATCTTCTTTGCCCGCGCCAACGCCGAGCCCGAAGTGGTCTGA
- a CDS encoding GntR family transcriptional regulator, translating to MTADVTSAIRQAIVSLALPPGSVIDKSAICEQLGVSRFPVSEALARLQIEGLVDIAPQRGSTVSLVRIADVREYMLIRKGLESEALRVLIGSHDATLTEALHANMAAQREAAERDDSEAFHQIDIEFHDIIYRSMRFTKVKGIIDSARANLDRARRLIITPRRLALTIAEHQAIFDGILAGNQDQANKAIRAHIDAVMVELFAFAREHPDMFADGHTLGTDQDSFPFG from the coding sequence GTGACGGCTGACGTCACCAGTGCGATCCGCCAGGCGATCGTCTCCCTGGCTTTGCCGCCCGGCAGTGTCATCGACAAATCCGCCATCTGCGAACAGCTCGGCGTCTCCCGCTTCCCTGTCAGCGAAGCCCTGGCGCGCCTGCAGATCGAGGGCCTAGTCGATATCGCCCCGCAGCGCGGCTCCACCGTGTCGCTGGTCCGCATTGCCGATGTCCGCGAATACATGCTCATCCGCAAGGGCCTTGAATCCGAAGCCCTGCGCGTCCTGATCGGCAGCCACGATGCCACGCTGACCGAGGCGCTCCATGCCAATATGGCCGCCCAGCGCGAGGCTGCCGAGCGCGACGATTCCGAGGCCTTCCACCAGATCGACATCGAGTTTCACGACATCATCTACCGCTCGATGCGCTTCACCAAGGTCAAGGGCATCATCGATTCGGCCCGCGCCAATCTCGATCGCGCCCGCCGTCTGATCATCACCCCCCGCCGCCTGGCGCTGACCATTGCCGAACACCAGGCGATCTTCGATGGCATCCTGGCCGGCAATCAGGACCAAGCCAACAAGGCCATCCGCGCCCATATCGACGCGGTCATGGTCGAGCTCTTCGCCTTCGCCCGCGAACACCCCGACATGTTCGCCGATGGCCATACGCTAGGCACGGATCAGGACAGCTTCCCGTTCGGGTAG
- a CDS encoding COG4315 family predicted lipoprotein, producing MKFRSILAGVAALALLAMPAFAVDYLGGAVKSTDIGGKMVLTDTNGMTLYTFDKDTNGDGKSVCNGDCAVKWPPLMADAAAAADGDFTVVTRDDGSKMWAYKGWPLYYWYEDVAAGDIKGDGVGGVWHLAIE from the coding sequence ATGAAGTTCCGTTCGATCCTGGCCGGTGTGGCCGCTCTCGCTCTACTCGCTATGCCCGCTTTCGCCGTCGACTATCTCGGCGGTGCCGTCAAGTCGACCGATATCGGCGGCAAGATGGTCCTGACCGATACCAACGGCATGACACTCTACACCTTCGACAAGGACACCAATGGCGACGGCAAGTCCGTCTGCAACGGCGACTGCGCCGTCAAGTGGCCGCCGCTGATGGCCGATGCCGCTGCCGCCGCCGATGGTGACTTCACCGTCGTGACCCGCGACGACGGCTCCAAGATGTGGGCCTATAAGGGCTGGCCGCTGTATTACTGGTACGAAGACGTCGCTGCCGGCGACATCAAGGGTGACGGCGTCGGTGGCGTCTGGCACCTTGCCATCGAGTAA
- a CDS encoding anti-sigma factor family protein, which translates to MSEITRDTLMAYADGQLDGAERTRVEAWLALNPDATAELALMQRQNDAIRTLFAPAGAEPVPARLKPRRIAAEIDRGRMRSWRWAAAAVVLVGLGLGTGWFARPLLEAQPASARLIADAVNAHTVYVAENRHAVEVASDDSEHLSTWLSNRLDTTLGMPDLTAEGFTLVGGRLLPGEPDTGGRAAQLMYEDAAKQRVTIYVTAALADRAPAYQFANYDGAEAFYWANARITCTVVGTLPEAQMKAVAGAVYAQLTEGDVTADRYQGL; encoded by the coding sequence ATGAGCGAGATCACCCGCGACACGCTGATGGCCTATGCCGATGGACAACTCGACGGCGCCGAACGCACTAGGGTCGAAGCCTGGCTCGCCCTCAATCCCGATGCCACCGCCGAACTCGCGCTGATGCAGCGCCAGAACGACGCCATCAGGACCCTCTTTGCGCCCGCCGGCGCCGAGCCCGTCCCGGCCCGCCTCAAGCCGCGCCGCATCGCCGCCGAAATCGATCGGGGTCGCATGCGGTCCTGGCGCTGGGCGGCTGCCGCTGTGGTACTGGTCGGCCTCGGTCTCGGCACCGGCTGGTTCGCCCGCCCGCTGCTCGAAGCCCAACCCGCCAGCGCCCGGCTGATCGCCGACGCCGTCAACGCGCACACCGTCTATGTCGCCGAAAACCGCCATGCCGTGGAGGTCGCCAGCGACGACAGCGAGCATCTCTCCACCTGGCTTTCCAACCGCCTCGACACCACTTTGGGCATGCCCGACCTGACAGCCGAAGGGTTCACCCTGGTTGGCGGACGTCTGTTGCCCGGCGAGCCTGATACCGGCGGCCGCGCCGCCCAGCTGATGTACGAAGATGCCGCCAAACAGCGCGTCACCATCTATGTGACCGCCGCTCTCGCCGATCGCGCCCCGGCCTACCAGTTCGCCAACTACGACGGCGCGGAGGCGTTCTACTGGGCCAATGCCCGCATCACCTGCACGGTGGTGGGAACGTTGCCCGAGGCGCAGATGAAAGCTGTGGCAGGCGCGGTTTATGCGCAGCTGACCGAGGGCGATGTGACGGCGGATCGGTATCAGGGGCTGTAA
- a CDS encoding sigma-70 family RNA polymerase sigma factor, giving the protein MDQFLDEVEACVPALRRYARALTRNADLADDLVQDCLERAISRRGLFRPSGPVRAWLFTILLNLYRNALRSSHRRGETVDIDSVPEPSTPAPQPGHIALAEMARAIDTLSQEQKEALLLVALEGLPYQEAADILNIPLGTLMSRLGRARAALRLATGTPAEPHLRTVK; this is encoded by the coding sequence ATGGACCAATTTCTCGACGAGGTCGAAGCCTGCGTACCGGCCCTCAGGCGCTATGCCCGGGCGCTGACGCGCAATGCTGACCTGGCCGATGATCTGGTTCAGGATTGCCTCGAACGCGCTATCTCCAGGCGCGGCCTGTTCCGTCCATCGGGACCGGTCCGCGCCTGGCTGTTTACAATCCTGCTGAACCTTTATCGCAACGCACTCCGTTCCTCCCATAGACGGGGCGAGACAGTCGACATCGACAGCGTTCCAGAACCCTCGACCCCGGCTCCACAGCCGGGTCATATCGCGCTGGCCGAGATGGCCCGTGCCATCGACACCTTGTCACAGGAGCAAAAGGAAGCCTTGCTGCTCGTCGCTCTCGAAGGCCTGCCTTATCAAGAGGCCGCCGACATCCTCAATATCCCACTGGGCACGCTGATGAGCCGCCTCGGCCGAGCCCGCGCGGCCCTGCGCCTTGCCACCGGCACGCCGGCCGAACCGCATCTGAGGACTGTCAAATGA
- a CDS encoding fumarylacetoacetate hydrolase family protein, with translation MKLLRVGAKGAEKPAILAEDGSIRDLSGIVGDIGGDTLTPEGLAKIRAVDIGVLPKLSSSDRIGPCVGNVGKFICIGLNYADHAAESGLPVPAEPVIFMKATSAIIGPNDDVIIPKNAIKPDWEVELGVIIGKEARYVDEADALDHVAGYCVVNDISERHFQTERGGQWDKGKGCDTFGPIGPWLVTKDEVTDPQQLGMWLDVDGHRYQNGSTKTMVFGVAHIVSYVSQFMSLQPGDIITTGTPPGVGMGIKPNPVWLKPGNVMHLGIDGLGEQTQNVKAYSA, from the coding sequence ATGAAACTGCTGCGCGTTGGTGCCAAGGGCGCCGAAAAGCCCGCCATCCTGGCCGAAGACGGCTCCATCCGCGACCTCTCCGGCATCGTCGGCGATATCGGTGGTGACACGCTGACCCCGGAAGGCCTGGCCAAGATTCGCGCCGTCGATATCGGCGTTTTGCCCAAGCTGAGCAGCAGTGACCGCATTGGCCCCTGCGTTGGCAATGTCGGCAAGTTCATCTGCATCGGCCTCAACTATGCCGACCACGCCGCCGAAAGCGGCCTGCCGGTACCCGCCGAGCCGGTGATCTTCATGAAGGCCACCAGCGCCATCATCGGCCCCAATGACGACGTCATCATCCCCAAAAACGCCATCAAGCCGGATTGGGAAGTCGAACTGGGCGTCATCATCGGCAAGGAAGCCCGCTATGTCGACGAGGCCGACGCCCTCGACCACGTCGCCGGCTATTGCGTTGTCAACGACATCTCCGAGCGCCACTTTCAGACCGAGCGCGGCGGCCAGTGGGACAAGGGCAAGGGCTGCGACACCTTCGGCCCGATCGGCCCCTGGCTGGTCACCAAGGACGAAGTCACCGACCCCCAGCAACTGGGCATGTGGCTCGATGTCGACGGCCACCGCTACCAGAACGGTTCGACCAAAACGATGGTCTTCGGCGTCGCCCACATCGTCAGCTATGTCAGCCAGTTCATGAGCCTGCAGCCCGGCGACATCATCACCACAGGCACCCCGCCTGGCGTGGGCATGGGCATCAAGCCGAACCCGGTCTGGCTCAAGCCCGGCAACGTGATGCACCTGGGCATCGACGGGCTAGGTGAGCAGACGCAGAACGTGAAGGCATACAGCGCCTGA
- a CDS encoding iron chaperone → MSDIAQTTLDFLAPLPVEQQQALLALRAEIRHAAPDAEEYIGYGIPAFRQDGALVSFGATRNHCAFYVQSPAVMEIFADALKGMDTSKGTIRFQPSQPLPAELVHRLVRARLAENAARKASR, encoded by the coding sequence TTGAGTGACATCGCCCAGACCACCCTCGATTTTCTCGCGCCACTGCCCGTCGAGCAGCAGCAAGCTCTGTTGGCGTTGCGCGCCGAAATCCGTCATGCCGCGCCCGACGCCGAGGAATATATCGGCTATGGCATCCCCGCATTCCGCCAGGATGGCGCTCTGGTATCCTTCGGGGCAACCAGAAACCACTGCGCCTTCTATGTTCAGAGCCCGGCGGTAATGGAGATTTTCGCGGATGCGCTCAAGGGCATGGACACGTCCAAGGGAACGATCCGTTTCCAGCCGAGCCAACCGCTGCCTGCCGAACTTGTGCATCGTCTGGTGAGGGCCCGACTGGCCGAAAATGCTGCACGCAAGGCCAGTCGTTGA
- a CDS encoding SMP-30/gluconolactonase/LRE family protein, whose translation MAVGGEALEFIDRKFYDLAIGIAALEVLYDGCRWAEGPVWFADGNYLVWSDIPNNRMLKWVPDLGITTFRTPSNYVNGNTRDNQGRLISCSHGARAVLRTEPDGTVTTLVDTYQGKRLNSPNDVVVKSDGTIWFTDPTYGILSDYEGYKADPEQGGCYVYRFDPSDGSLTVVADDFAKPNGLAFSPDESILYISDTGQSHDPDWPAHIRQFDVNGARLTNPKLFADIDSGLPDGFRLDTEGNIWTSAGLGVNVYNPAGALLGRIKTGAKTSNVTFGGPRRNRLFITCSQYVMTTYVSATGLQRP comes from the coding sequence ATGGCTGTCGGCGGCGAAGCGCTCGAATTCATTGACAGGAAATTCTACGACCTGGCAATCGGCATCGCCGCGCTCGAAGTGCTCTACGATGGCTGCCGCTGGGCCGAAGGTCCGGTCTGGTTCGCCGACGGCAATTACCTGGTCTGGAGCGACATTCCCAACAACCGCATGCTCAAATGGGTGCCCGACCTCGGTATCACCACCTTCCGCACGCCCTCCAACTACGTCAATGGCAATACCCGCGACAACCAGGGCCGGCTGATCTCCTGCTCGCATGGCGCCCGCGCCGTCTTGCGCACCGAGCCCGACGGCACGGTGACGACGCTGGTCGACACCTATCAGGGCAAGCGCCTCAACTCACCCAATGACGTCGTGGTCAAGTCTGATGGCACCATCTGGTTCACCGACCCCACCTACGGCATCCTCAGCGACTACGAAGGCTACAAGGCCGATCCCGAACAGGGCGGCTGCTACGTCTACCGCTTCGATCCCTCAGACGGTTCATTGACGGTCGTCGCCGACGACTTCGCCAAGCCCAATGGGCTGGCCTTCTCGCCGGACGAGTCCATCCTGTACATCTCCGATACCGGCCAGAGCCACGACCCCGACTGGCCGGCCCATATCCGGCAGTTCGACGTCAATGGCGCTAGGCTGACCAATCCCAAACTCTTTGCAGATATCGATTCCGGCCTGCCCGATGGCTTCCGCCTCGACACCGAGGGCAACATCTGGACCAGCGCCGGCCTGGGCGTGAACGTCTACAATCCCGCGGGCGCCCTGCTTGGTCGCATCAAGACCGGCGCCAAGACGTCCAACGTCACCTTCGGCGGCCCCCGCCGCAACCGGCTTTTCATCACCTGCAGCCAATACGTCATGACCACCTATGTCAGCGCCACCGGCCTGCAGCGGCCTTGA
- a CDS encoding response regulator: MTAHAPIRVLICDDHPLVLEGIRSVVETFGHIKVVGAVRSAHAALALAEQENPDVVMMDINMPELSGLDAIELFRERLPRTRLLMLSMHDSREYISTAVMYGASGYILKDVSPTEIISAIEAVAANGTYFSSGVAEAILQKGTKSSAVVPLTTREQSVLLLVARGHSNKDVAAELDISVRTVETHRKNIKKKLGIGTTAGLTRYVIDHGLMAAD; this comes from the coding sequence ATGACGGCCCACGCACCCATCAGGGTCCTGATCTGCGACGACCATCCGCTGGTGCTCGAAGGCATCCGCTCGGTGGTGGAAACCTTCGGTCATATCAAGGTGGTTGGTGCTGTGCGCTCGGCCCATGCGGCACTTGCTTTGGCCGAACAAGAAAACCCCGACGTTGTCATGATGGACATCAACATGCCCGAACTGAGCGGGCTCGACGCCATCGAACTGTTCCGCGAGCGCCTGCCGCGGACCCGCCTGCTGATGCTGTCGATGCACGACAGCCGCGAATACATTTCTACCGCCGTCATGTACGGCGCCTCCGGCTATATCCTCAAGGACGTCTCGCCCACCGAGATCATTTCGGCGATCGAAGCGGTGGCCGCCAACGGCACATACTTCTCATCAGGTGTCGCAGAGGCCATTCTGCAGAAGGGCACCAAGTCCAGCGCCGTCGTTCCCCTGACCACCCGTGAACAATCGGTGCTGCTGCTGGTTGCGCGGGGACATTCGAACAAGGACGTGGCGGCGGAACTCGACATTTCCGTGCGTACCGTCGAAACGCACCGCAAGAACATCAAGAAGAAGCTCGGCATCGGCACCACCGCCGGCCTCACGCGCTACGTCATCGACCATGGCCTGATGGCCGCCGACTGA
- a CDS encoding class I SAM-dependent methyltransferase → MTDPITAFIVANLELRPLPSLPAISLYVSHARSRLSRLANPEDTDPPPPYWAFPWAGGLALAHHFVEHPELIAGKRVLDLGAGSGLVGIAAAKAGAIVSAAEIDPNGRAAIALNAAANGVEVALIDVDLRAAPPAEIEMIAAGDVFYHADVAALMLPFLERCAAAGIDVMIGDPDRRDLPVQRLERLASYAVGDVGDARTSAERVGSVYRLA, encoded by the coding sequence ATGACCGATCCGATCACCGCCTTCATCGTGGCCAATCTCGAGTTGCGCCCGCTGCCGTCGCTGCCCGCGATCAGCCTTTACGTCTCCCATGCCCGCAGCCGGCTCTCACGCCTCGCCAATCCCGAGGACACCGATCCGCCGCCGCCCTATTGGGCCTTCCCATGGGCCGGCGGGTTGGCCTTGGCACACCATTTTGTTGAGCATCCCGAGTTGATCGCGGGCAAGCGCGTGCTGGATCTGGGGGCAGGTTCAGGGCTGGTGGGAATCGCTGCGGCCAAGGCCGGGGCAATTGTGTCCGCCGCGGAGATTGACCCGAATGGCCGTGCGGCGATTGCCCTCAATGCAGCGGCGAATGGGGTGGAGGTTGCACTGATCGATGTCGACCTGCGCGCCGCGCCACCGGCGGAGATCGAGATGATCGCCGCGGGCGATGTGTTCTACCATGCCGATGTGGCGGCGTTGATGCTGCCGTTCCTCGAACGCTGCGCAGCGGCAGGCATCGACGTGATGATCGGCGATCCGGATCGGCGGGACTTGCCGGTGCAGCGGCTGGAACGACTGGCGTCCTATGCGGTCGGTGACGTTGGCGACGCCCGGACCAGCGCCGAACGGGTTGGGAGTGTGTATCGGCTCGCCTAA
- a CDS encoding TfoX/Sxy family protein, with protein MSSQQKTVDYILEQTADAGTMTARKMFGEYGMYCDGKVMAFICDDQLFVKPTEAGRAYLGEVTEAEAYPGSKMYFLIDGDRWDDAEWMAGLVKATADALPAPKAKKGK; from the coding sequence GTGAGCAGCCAGCAGAAAACGGTCGACTATATTCTCGAGCAGACCGCCGATGCTGGGACGATGACGGCCAGGAAGATGTTTGGCGAATACGGCATGTATTGCGACGGCAAGGTCATGGCCTTCATCTGCGACGACCAGCTGTTCGTCAAGCCGACCGAGGCGGGGCGGGCCTATCTTGGCGAGGTGACGGAGGCCGAGGCCTATCCGGGATCGAAGATGTATTTCCTGATCGATGGCGATCGGTGGGATGATGCGGAGTGGATGGCGGGGCTGGTGAAGGCGACAGCGGATGCACTGCCGGCGCCGAAGGCGAAGAAGGGCAAGTAG
- a CDS encoding UxaA family hydrolase, with protein MSETMTRPEARTLVLNAADNIAVALANLEVGTATPQGVTIVRRVPRGHKFAMQGIRAGEAIVKFGQIIGFANQAIPPGDWVHEHNCGMGGPDGTLTHDYAFAEGAVAPEMIPLGQRATFQGYRRANGSVGTRNYIGILTSVNCSATVAKFIAEGINRSGILDDYPEIDGVVPFVHGTGCGMESRGEGFDILKRTQWGYTSNPNLGAAMLVGLGCEVFQIGRMKEMYGIVESDTFQTMTIQESGGTKKIIEWGIERMKEMLPVAARAKRETIDASELTLALQCGGSDGYSGITANPALGYAADILVRNGGTAILSETPEIYGAEHLLTRRAVSREVGEKLISRIHWWEDYTQRNHGEMNNNPSPGNKLGGLTTILEKSLGAAAKGGTTPLTAVYEYAEKVTEKGFVFMDTPGFDPVSATGQVAGGANILAFTTGRGSAYGCKPVPSIKLATNSDMYARMREDMDINCGDIVEGVGVSIEAKGQEIFDLMLRVASGEPTKSEALGYGDNEFVPWQVGATM; from the coding sequence ATGTCCGAAACCATGACCCGTCCCGAGGCCAGAACGCTGGTGCTCAATGCTGCCGACAATATCGCGGTGGCGCTTGCCAATCTGGAGGTCGGCACGGCAACGCCACAGGGCGTGACCATCGTCCGTCGCGTGCCGCGCGGGCACAAGTTCGCGATGCAGGGCATTCGGGCTGGCGAGGCGATCGTCAAGTTCGGGCAGATCATCGGCTTTGCCAATCAAGCCATTCCGCCGGGCGACTGGGTGCATGAGCACAATTGCGGCATGGGTGGCCCCGACGGCACGCTGACGCATGACTATGCGTTTGCCGAAGGAGCCGTGGCGCCGGAGATGATCCCGCTGGGGCAGAGGGCAACGTTTCAGGGGTATCGCCGGGCCAATGGCTCGGTCGGCACCCGCAATTATATCGGCATCCTGACCTCGGTGAACTGCTCGGCCACGGTGGCCAAGTTCATCGCCGAGGGCATCAATCGCTCCGGCATTCTTGACGATTATCCCGAAATCGATGGCGTGGTGCCGTTCGTGCATGGCACGGGCTGCGGCATGGAGAGCCGGGGCGAGGGCTTCGATATCCTCAAGCGCACGCAGTGGGGCTATACGTCCAACCCCAATCTGGGCGCGGCCATGCTGGTGGGGCTGGGCTGCGAAGTGTTCCAGATCGGCCGGATGAAGGAAATGTACGGCATCGTCGAGAGCGACACGTTCCAGACCATGACCATCCAAGAGAGCGGCGGCACCAAGAAGATCATCGAATGGGGCATCGAGCGCATGAAGGAAATGCTGCCGGTGGCGGCGCGGGCCAAGCGCGAGACCATCGATGCGTCGGAGCTGACGCTGGCGCTGCAATGCGGCGGCTCGGACGGCTATTCGGGCATCACCGCCAACCCGGCTCTGGGCTATGCCGCCGATATCCTGGTGCGCAATGGTGGCACCGCTATCCTCAGCGAAACGCCGGAAATCTATGGCGCCGAGCATCTGCTGACGCGGCGCGCCGTATCGCGGGAAGTCGGCGAGAAGCTGATCAGCCGTATCCACTGGTGGGAAGACTACACGCAGCGCAACCATGGCGAGATGAACAACAATCCTTCGCCGGGCAACAAGCTGGGTGGTTTGACCACCATTCTCGAAAAGTCACTCGGCGCGGCGGCCAAGGGCGGCACGACGCCGCTGACGGCGGTCTATGAATATGCCGAGAAGGTCACCGAGAAGGGCTTTGTCTTCATGGATACGCCCGGCTTCGATCCGGTTTCGGCGACGGGGCAGGTGGCGGGTGGCGCCAATATCCTGGCGTTCACCACCGGGCGCGGCTCGGCCTATGGCTGCAAGCCGGTGCCGTCGATCAAGCTCGCCACCAATTCGGACATGTATGCCCGCATGCGCGAGGACATGGACATCAATTGCGGCGATATCGTCGAGGGTGTGGGTGTTTCCATCGAGGCCAAGGGGCAGGAAATCTTCGACCTGATGCTGCGCGTCGCCTCGGGCGAGCCGACCAAGTCGGAAGCTTTGGGCTATGGCGACAACGAATTCGTGCCGTGGCAGGTCGGGGCGACGATGTGA
- a CDS encoding alpha-hydroxy acid oxidase, protein MAALDKILTVDEMKAKARRSVPKMFFEYADSGSYTEGTYRANESDFNKISLKQKVAVNLEGRNLKTKMLGKEITMPVAIAPAATGGMQVADGEIKAAKAAEKYGIPFTLSTMAVCSIEDIAENTTAPFWFQLYVMRDRGFIERLIDRAKAAKCSALVLTMDLQILGQRHKDIHNGLSTPPKFTAYSIWQMMQHPIWCARMLGTKRHTFRNIVGHVSGDHDLASLSAWTASQFDPALNWADVKWVKERFGGPVIVKGVLDPDDAQAAIDNGADAIVVSNHGGRQLDGAPSTIRVLPEIVERVGHKTEVYLDSGIRSGQDVIKALAYGAKGTFIGRPMLYGLGAGGEAGVTRVLDIIRKELDTTMALCGERDILNVGLHNIYSNDIPKRNAPVAVRG, encoded by the coding sequence ATGGCCGCACTCGATAAGATCCTGACTGTCGACGAGATGAAGGCCAAGGCGCGTCGGAGCGTGCCCAAGATGTTTTTCGAGTATGCGGATTCGGGCAGCTATACCGAAGGCACCTATCGGGCCAACGAAAGCGACTTCAACAAGATCAGCCTCAAGCAGAAGGTGGCGGTCAATCTTGAGGGCCGCAATCTCAAGACCAAGATGCTGGGCAAAGAGATCACCATGCCGGTGGCCATCGCTCCGGCAGCGACGGGCGGCATGCAGGTGGCCGATGGGGAGATCAAGGCGGCCAAGGCAGCCGAGAAATACGGCATTCCGTTCACGCTCTCGACCATGGCGGTCTGCTCGATCGAGGATATTGCCGAGAACACGACGGCGCCGTTCTGGTTTCAGCTCTATGTGATGCGCGACCGCGGCTTCATCGAGCGGCTGATCGACCGGGCCAAGGCCGCCAAGTGCTCGGCGCTGGTGCTGACCATGGACCTGCAGATCCTCGGCCAGCGGCACAAGGATATTCATAACGGGCTGTCGACCCCGCCAAAATTCACCGCCTATTCGATCTGGCAGATGATGCAGCATCCGATCTGGTGTGCGCGCATGCTGGGCACCAAGCGGCACACGTTCCGCAATATCGTGGGGCATGTGAGTGGGGATCACGACCTGGCGTCGCTGTCGGCCTGGACGGCCAGCCAGTTCGATCCGGCGCTTAATTGGGCTGATGTGAAATGGGTCAAGGAGCGCTTTGGCGGCCCCGTCATCGTCAAGGGCGTGCTCGATCCTGACGATGCGCAGGCGGCGATCGACAATGGCGCGGATGCCATCGTGGTGTCCAACCATGGCGGGCGGCAGCTCGACGGCGCGCCGTCGACCATTCGCGTGCTGCCCGAGATCGTCGAGCGGGTGGGGCACAAGACCGAAGTCTATCTCGATAGCGGCATTCGCTCGGGTCAGGATGTGATCAAGGCGTTGGCCTACGGCGCCAAGGGCACGTTCATCGGCCGGCCGATGCTCTATGGGCTGGGCGCAGGCGGCGAAGCGGGCGTGACGCGCGTGCTCGACATCATCCGCAAGGAGCTCGATACGACCATGGCGCTGTGCGGCGAGCGCGACATTCTCAATGTCGGGCTGCACAATATCTATTCGAACGATATTCCGAAGCGGAATGCGCCGGTGGCTGTACGTGGGTAG
- a CDS encoding RbsD/FucU family protein, with translation MLKNIPALLGPELLSTLRAMGHGDEIVIADANFPAAFLGPKLIRVDGRSATDVLDAVLTVMPLDEFVDEAAFGMAVVGNPQAREPIYDLFEEIIHRHEPKMGFSTLERFAFYDRAKTAAAIVQTGESRLYGNIILKKGIIRPS, from the coding sequence ATGCTCAAGAATATCCCCGCTTTGCTCGGACCCGAGCTTCTCTCCACCCTGCGCGCCATGGGTCACGGCGACGAGATCGTCATTGCGGACGCCAATTTTCCCGCCGCCTTTCTCGGACCGAAGCTCATCCGTGTCGATGGCCGCTCGGCAACCGACGTACTCGACGCCGTGCTGACCGTGATGCCGCTCGACGAATTCGTCGACGAGGCCGCGTTCGGCATGGCCGTGGTGGGCAACCCCCAGGCCCGCGAGCCGATCTACGACCTGTTCGAAGAGATCATTCATCGCCACGAGCCCAAGATGGGCTTTTCAACCCTCGAGCGCTTTGCCTTTTACGATCGTGCCAAGACGGCAGCGGCCATCGTCCAGACCGGCGAGAGCCGCCTCTACGGCAACATCATCCTCAAGAAGGGCATCATTCGCCCGTCGTGA